The DNA segment ATCAAACGGCTGAAAGCCGGGGAGAGCGAGAAGAGGGTTAGAGATATAGAGATCGAGGACGTTAAGTTCGTCGAAAACGCAGGCGAAGTCGAGGTGGCGGCATCGCTACTCGGCAACCATCATCAGGTGGTGGAGTTACAGAAGAAACGGTACGTCACATTTGCGGATCCTCCTTCCCTGGCTCCAGTGCTGGTGAATGCAGAGGAGCAGATGCTGGAAAGGCAAGTTTCGGTGGACAAGGAAAGCACCCCTGTGACGAAGAAGACGACGAAAAAGAAGCCATTGCTGCCTTTGATTGCAGCACTTTTCGCAAAGAAGAAGGATCATCAAGATGGTGCGGTCCGAAGAGGTCGTGGATTGTAAGACTCGTTGAAATAACAAGAGAACGCATTCTCTTCATGATCACGCAATGGTTCGTTCGATCATCGTGAAAGATACACGTTTCCAGTGTTTAATATCGGGCCATCATGCACATCGTAGAGAACCGGTGCAGCAATGTAATACTATGAATTATCACTTTCCTATTTTCTTTGTTTATGCTCGTGACTATGAAGTATTCGAACCAGAAATCACCGTCATTTCATCGAACACTTACAGTCGGCCCATAACAAAGCAATACGCCGGCCCATCATGTGGTTTAAGGTCATGACCGAAGCCGCACTCACTTGACTCAAGACTATGCCCTACTCATGATGAAAGCAACTTAGCCAATCATTCGATGTCAATAACCCTTTACGGTAATTACAACATATAAGAACCATTGCTGAATTGTAACAAAGTCAAGGTCCTCATGGAGGTGCACTCAAAAGACCAATTCATATATGTCAAGGCTTGCAAGCAGCACATTCTGCACGTCACACGGGGCCCAGTGAGTCCAGTCTCTAGCCAACATAATCTACCGAGCAGGCTGCCCTCTACCAAGTCTTCGTGCACATGCTGACCGAGTCCATGCAACATATGAAGTTGTATTCACTTGGTCACCATGTCGGCCAAATCATCTGCAGTAGGAATTCTTCTACCAGAATTAATGATCAATGTTTGGAATCTACTGCTTAAATGACTTAAGTGGTATACAAGCAGACTGTTGCAGCATGTAGCTGCAgagttatatatgtatacatgtcacCAACTATGATGCCCGGCAATATGAATCCTGCAGCTGGCACTGAAACCAATGTCTCACCTCCTTTTCAGTGGTCGCAAATCCCAGTGGACTTTTGGTGAGTGTGACTTAGTGAGTGGAAGAAGAACCTTCACATGAACCCACGATTTCTGCAGCATCGAAGTCTTTGGCATGTGGATGGAGTAGTACGATCCTCTTCATTTCTTGCTATTAAATTAGCCTTCAGCAATCAGTGAAGGGAGAGGGAGGGTTGAGTTGAGTTGAGCTCATCGTGGTCAACCAACTCATCTTCGAGCTATTATTCCTTGCCTTGAAGACAATTTGGATCACGTGCCCTGCAGTTATTAGGTTATGCATCCGGAAAACGGGGATCGGGGGACATGAGGAGGTGGATACGAGATTAGATCCATCCAAGTTTAGCTACCGAAGCATGTAGAGGACTTGCATGCTTCGATACTGATGCTGTTGGGCCATCATCATCTTCCAAACTTGTATCAAGGAAAAGGGTGTGCAGACTACGTAACAGTGGGGAAGATTAGGCTAGCAGTACTTGTGTTCTTACGAAGGATCCTTCCGAGATCATTCGTGCAATTTTCCTCCATAATCTCAATCGTTGATATGTTGTGGACGAAGAACAAGTGTTAAAACTAATCTGATAAAGTCAGGTGAACAACTGAGATTAAAAGAGAACTAGAGGTCATCCAAATAAAAGTCCAAATACATATCAGATTACTAAATCTTCGATAGATCGCTCAGCTGAGGGCTCGATAGATGACGACGAAGCAGGGCAGGATGGCCCTCGGATTGGCCACGAGCAGCTCCTCTAGGTTCCCGTACGACTCTCCGCCGTCCCCAACCGCCACCGAGTCGTACGCGTCCGCAGCCACCGGATCGTCGGCCGGCAGCCGGACACGTCCCGCGATGACCCGACACACCAGCATCGCCCGTTGTTCTCCGCCGCTGTCCTCCACGGAGGCCGCCGGGCAACGGTCGTGCGCGAGACTGCTGCTGGCTGTCGTGCGTACGCCGTGCGCGCGCGCGAAGCCGTGGCGGATTATGGTGCAGACGCCGCAGGCAGCGGCTCCGCCGGGCGAGGAGGAGGCGGAGCTGGAGGTGGAGCTGCAGTTGGAGCAGAGCGAGGTGGAGCCGCGGGCGCCGAGAGAGCAGGAGAGGGAGGCGCAGTGGAAGCGGAGAAGCTCGTTTCCGTCTGCGGCGCAGCGGGAGGGATGGTGGTGGCGGTCGCCGCCGGCGGTGGAGGAAAGATGCGGGAGGGCGCGGGATTTGACGGCGGCGCGGTAGTCCTCGAAGCGGGCAACCGTGCGGGGGGCGTTGTGGACCTTGAGGATGCGCTCGATTTGGCAGATCGGACGGTCCTTGTTTTGCCAGCTGGACTTGAAGATTATCTCCACAATGTTGCGTCCCGAATCCTCCGGCTCCAACTCCGACACTGTATCGCACGTTATGGTGAGATAAAGACGCAGTTTGATGTACGTCTTTAGCATCcaacaacatttaaagaatcaatcaAATTAATCTTCGAACAATTTGATGAGCATAATTAATCAAATTGCTTCTTATTTCTCGTCCTATTTGTTTTAAGAGGACTGTGTCTTTTGTCTACCCGTACATCACCAACATTACTACTACTCCTGCAATGGATGCACCAACCGACAGCTCTATTTactccactctctctctctctctctctctcgactctCCCCTTTCAAATGAATCTGTTCTTTGAACCTTTATAGCAAGTCGCTCCTAGTTTATTCGATGAACCAAAAATAGGCCGAGTTGATCGAGCAGAATAAACTGTTGTACCTGCATGGCGTAGAACTCGATGTAATTCCAGGCTATCTGGCTTCGTGAACACCTCCCCGCACTCGGAACAAGCACACAGTGTTGTTCTTGGCCTCGGATACCTCCTTCGATCGTCTCGTCAGAAATAAGAGTCAGTAACTGATAACGAGTAATTATAGAGGTAGACGCACCATGATTCACCTTGAAGAAGGTTCGATGGAGACTGCACGGCATTCGTAGCACCCTGACAGCTTCGGCAGCTGCATTCCGCCCCTGGAGTAGCCGCCACAACCTACGGATGACACCGGCGGGTGGTGGCGCGCTGACCGGGCCGCCTGAGCGAGCGGCGGGGTCTCATGCTGGGCGACGGAGACGGAGCCGGCGCTGGAGGAAAGGTCGGTGTCGGGGCGGTGGACCACCCTCGTGTTGCCGTGCAAGACGTCGCGCAGCGCGCAGATGGACG comes from the Musa acuminata AAA Group cultivar baxijiao chromosome BXJ2-8, Cavendish_Baxijiao_AAA, whole genome shotgun sequence genome and includes:
- the LOC103994998 gene encoding WEB family protein At3g51220-like, translated to MGSREEDGVLVGRVEIDTSAPFRSVKEAVMLFGERMLAGEVYASRLDEIRAPANSNEIERSRMGSIVAELEETRQNLEKANEERQEMLNRLSSLGEELEKTKMEIKRLKAGESEKRVRDIEIEDVKFVENAGEVEVAASLLGNHHQVVELQKKRYVTFADPPSLAPVLVNAEEQMLERQVSVDKESTPVTKKTTKKKPLLPLIAALFAKKKDHQDGAVRRGRGL
- the LOC103994997 gene encoding uncharacterized protein LOC103994997, whose translation is MALTSFVQAATPTSHHQHQHTDDRRERKRRKRKKKPSPPGSTRTLAPQSPSSSSSSSWEQFKSLLSCRSTAASQVHDPSSTATRLGRAACGSSICALRDVLHGNTRVVHRPDTDLSSSAGSVSVAQHETPPLAQAARSARHHPPVSSVGCGGYSRGGMQLPKLSGCYECRAVSIEPSSRRYPRPRTTLCACSECGEVFTKPDSLELHRVLRHAVSELEPEDSGRNIVEIIFKSSWQNKDRPICQIERILKVHNAPRTVARFEDYRAAVKSRALPHLSSTAGGDRHHHPSRCAADGNELLRFHCASLSCSLGARGSTSLCSNCSSTSSSASSSPGGAAACGVCTIIRHGFARAHGVRTTASSSLAHDRCPAASVEDSGGEQRAMLVCRVIAGRVRLPADDPVAADAYDSVAVGDGGESYGNLEELLVANPRAILPCFVVIYRALS